From the Pseudomonas putida genome, one window contains:
- a CDS encoding electron transfer flavoprotein subunit alpha/FixB family protein gives MTILVVAEHISGAIAPATLNTVAAAAKIGGDIHVLVAGANVGGVAESAAKIAGVAKVLVADNAAYAHALPENVAPLIVELAKGYSHVLAPATTNGKNILPRVAALLDVDQISEIISVESADTFKRPIYAGNAIATVQSSASVKVITVRTTGFDAVAAEGGSAAVEAVAAAHNAGISVFVGEELAKSDRPELTAAKIVVSGGRGMGNGDNFKHLYSLADKLGAAVGASRAAVDAGFVPNDMQVGQTGKIVAPQLYIAVGISGAIQHLAGMKDSKVIVAINKDEEAPIFQVADYGLVADLFEAVPELEQLA, from the coding sequence ATGACTATTCTGGTTGTCGCTGAACACATTAGCGGTGCCATAGCCCCGGCCACCCTGAACACCGTCGCCGCTGCCGCCAAGATCGGTGGTGATATCCACGTGCTGGTCGCAGGCGCAAACGTCGGCGGCGTTGCCGAATCTGCTGCCAAGATCGCTGGCGTGGCCAAGGTGCTGGTTGCCGATAACGCTGCCTACGCCCACGCGTTGCCGGAAAACGTCGCGCCGCTGATCGTCGAGCTGGCGAAAGGCTACAGCCACGTGCTGGCCCCGGCCACCACCAACGGCAAGAACATCCTGCCACGCGTTGCCGCGCTGCTGGACGTTGACCAGATCTCCGAGATCATCTCGGTTGAATCGGCCGACACCTTCAAGCGCCCGATCTACGCCGGCAACGCCATTGCCACCGTGCAATCGAGCGCTTCGGTCAAGGTCATCACCGTGCGTACCACCGGCTTCGACGCCGTGGCTGCCGAAGGTGGTTCGGCTGCTGTAGAAGCTGTCGCTGCTGCGCACAACGCCGGCATCTCGGTCTTCGTTGGCGAAGAACTGGCCAAGTCCGACCGCCCAGAGCTGACCGCTGCCAAGATCGTCGTTTCCGGCGGCCGTGGCATGGGCAACGGTGACAACTTCAAGCACCTGTACAGCCTGGCCGACAAGCTTGGCGCTGCCGTAGGTGCCTCGCGCGCCGCGGTCGATGCCGGTTTCGTGCCGAACGACATGCAGGTCGGCCAGACCGGCAAGATCGTTGCGCCACAGCTGTACATCGCCGTCGGTATTTCCGGCGCGATCCAGCACCTGGCCGGCATGAAGGATTCCAAGGTGATCGTCGCGATCAACAAGGATGAAGAAGCGCCGATCTTCCAGGTGGCCGACTACGGCCTGGTCGCCGACCTGTTCGAGGCCGTTCCCGAACTGGAACAGCTGGCCTGA
- a CDS encoding electron transfer flavoprotein subunit beta/FixA family protein, translating to MRVLVSVKRVVDYNVKVRVKADNSGIDLANAKMAMNPFCEIAVEQAVRLKEQGIASEVVVVSVGPVAVQEQLRTALALGADRAILVEAADELNALAVAKALKAVVDKEQPQLVILGKQAIDSDNNQTGQMLAALTGFAQGTFASKVEVAGDKLNVTREIDGGLQTVALNLPAIVTTDLRLNEPRYASLPNIMKAKKKPLETVTPEALGVSLTSTSKTLKVEAPAARSAGIKVKSVAELVEKLKNEAKVIQ from the coding sequence ATGAGGGTATTGGTAAGCGTCAAGCGAGTGGTCGATTACAACGTCAAGGTTCGCGTCAAGGCGGACAACAGCGGTATCGACCTGGCAAATGCCAAGATGGCCATGAACCCCTTCTGCGAAATTGCCGTGGAACAAGCCGTGCGCCTGAAGGAACAGGGTATCGCCAGCGAGGTCGTGGTGGTTTCGGTCGGCCCGGTCGCCGTCCAGGAGCAACTGCGTACTGCCCTGGCCCTGGGTGCCGACCGCGCCATCCTGGTCGAAGCTGCTGACGAGCTGAATGCCCTGGCCGTGGCCAAGGCGCTGAAAGCCGTTGTCGACAAGGAACAGCCGCAGCTGGTGATCCTCGGCAAGCAGGCCATCGACAGTGACAACAACCAGACCGGCCAGATGCTGGCCGCGCTGACCGGCTTCGCCCAGGGCACCTTCGCCTCCAAGGTCGAAGTGGCTGGCGACAAGCTGAACGTCACCCGTGAAATCGACGGCGGCCTGCAGACCGTTGCGCTGAACCTGCCAGCCATCGTCACCACCGACCTGCGCCTGAACGAGCCACGCTACGCGTCGCTGCCGAACATCATGAAGGCGAAGAAGAAGCCGCTGGAAACCGTTACGCCAGAAGCGCTGGGCGTGTCCCTCACCTCTACCAGCAAGACCCTGAAGGTTGAAGCCCCGGCTGCCCGAAGCGCGGGCATCAAGGTCAAATCGGTGGCCGAACTGGTCGAGAAACTCAAGAACGAAGCGAAGGTGATCCAATGA
- a CDS encoding Rieske 2Fe-2S domain-containing protein yields MTKLAELSIDSAQRTHRYARGWHCLGVADDYRDGKLHTLNVFGTRLVAFANSAGAISILDAFCPHMGADLSQGTIENDTVVCPFHHWKYDNSGKCVDIPYCKRIPPKAKTRSWLTCVENNLLFVWNNPEGRPPKEGVVIPHLPEMDDPEWIHDWNIDTMLIETNPRELVDNLVDAQHFGPVHGTPTKYFANEFEGHIGRQIFHGDSERLGGDLIAPSAYYGPATHFTELSSMFGEVRVHAILLNSHVPVTPDSFVLRFGCMVKRVPGLTDEQNSEIAKAYVKGNRDSFYQDVDIWKHKVRIDKPVLAENDGPVYQLREWYQQFFTDEDQVPASMAERREIITVDER; encoded by the coding sequence ATGACCAAACTCGCCGAACTCTCCATCGACAGCGCCCAGCGCACCCACCGCTACGCCCGGGGCTGGCATTGCCTGGGCGTGGCCGACGACTACCGGGATGGCAAGCTGCACACCCTCAACGTGTTCGGCACGCGCCTGGTGGCGTTTGCTAACAGTGCCGGCGCCATCAGCATTCTTGACGCATTCTGCCCGCACATGGGCGCCGACCTGTCCCAGGGCACCATCGAGAACGACACCGTGGTCTGCCCGTTCCACCACTGGAAGTACGACAACAGCGGCAAGTGCGTGGACATCCCTTACTGCAAGCGCATACCGCCCAAGGCCAAGACCCGCAGCTGGCTGACCTGCGTGGAAAACAACCTGCTGTTCGTCTGGAACAACCCGGAAGGGCGCCCGCCGAAGGAGGGCGTGGTCATTCCGCACCTGCCGGAGATGGACGACCCCGAGTGGATCCACGACTGGAACATCGACACCATGCTGATCGAGACCAACCCGCGCGAGCTGGTCGACAATCTGGTCGATGCCCAGCATTTCGGGCCGGTGCACGGCACCCCGACCAAGTATTTTGCCAACGAGTTTGAAGGGCATATCGGCCGGCAGATCTTCCATGGAGACTCCGAGCGCCTGGGCGGCGATTTGATTGCGCCGTCGGCCTACTACGGGCCGGCCACCCACTTCACCGAGCTGAGCTCGATGTTCGGCGAGGTGCGGGTGCACGCGATCCTGCTCAACAGCCACGTGCCGGTGACCCCGGACAGCTTCGTGCTGCGCTTCGGTTGCATGGTCAAGCGGGTGCCGGGCCTGACCGACGAGCAGAACAGTGAGATCGCCAAGGCCTACGTCAAAGGCAACCGCGATTCGTTCTACCAGGACGTGGATATCTGGAAGCACAAGGTGCGCATCGACAAGCCGGTACTGGCCGAAAACGACGGCCCGGTGTACCAGCTGCGCGAGTGGTACCAGCAGTTCTTCACCGACGAGGACCAGGTGCCGGCAAGCATGGCCGAGCGCCGCGAGATCATCACGGTGGATGAACGCTGA
- a CDS encoding WD40/YVTN/BNR-like repeat-containing protein, protein MKPASRQLTGYVMSAIVIAAVVFAFAPRQPAPLAVTEVLADRVQVNALISSGNRLIAVGERGTLLASRDSGRSWQASQPDAGREVTLTGVVALSDQVLVAVGHDGWILRSGDAGQTWQEKHYDADLGEPLLGVWSADGKQVVAYGSYGKFLVSDDAGEHWAAREMPGDGAHFNGLDGGADGRQMLVGEQGLVLRSSDGGQHWQQLPAFYNGSLFGVVRLSTSTWLAYGMRGHVFRSRDFGDSWERIEVGSNQPIYGHARLPGQAGLVLVGGGSRLISLDAEGYLLGIEQRSGLGTLTSAVGLNGRHLLVAGERGVFQGAQPGIALSTQPGH, encoded by the coding sequence ATGAAGCCTGCCTCGCGCCAGCTGACCGGCTATGTCATGAGCGCCATCGTCATCGCCGCCGTGGTCTTTGCCTTCGCCCCCCGTCAACCCGCGCCCCTGGCGGTCACCGAGGTGCTGGCCGACCGGGTCCAGGTCAATGCGCTGATCAGCAGCGGTAACCGGCTGATCGCCGTCGGTGAGCGCGGCACTCTGCTGGCCAGCCGCGACAGCGGCCGCAGCTGGCAGGCCAGCCAGCCTGATGCCGGGCGCGAGGTGACGCTGACCGGCGTGGTCGCCCTCAGCGACCAGGTACTGGTCGCGGTCGGCCACGACGGCTGGATCCTGCGCTCGGGCGATGCCGGCCAGACCTGGCAGGAAAAACACTACGACGCCGACCTCGGCGAGCCGCTGCTGGGCGTGTGGAGCGCAGACGGCAAGCAGGTGGTGGCCTACGGCAGCTATGGCAAGTTCCTGGTCTCCGACGATGCCGGTGAGCACTGGGCCGCGCGCGAAATGCCCGGTGACGGTGCCCACTTCAACGGCCTCGATGGCGGCGCCGACGGCCGCCAGATGCTGGTTGGCGAGCAGGGCCTGGTGCTGCGCTCCAGCGATGGCGGCCAGCACTGGCAGCAGCTGCCGGCCTTCTACAATGGCTCGCTGTTCGGGGTGGTGCGCCTCTCGACCTCGACCTGGCTGGCCTACGGCATGCGCGGCCATGTGTTTCGCAGCCGCGACTTCGGCGACAGCTGGGAGCGTATCGAGGTCGGCAGCAACCAGCCGATCTACGGCCACGCGCGGTTGCCAGGGCAAGCCGGGCTGGTGCTGGTGGGGGGCGGCAGCCGGCTGATCAGCCTGGATGCCGAGGGCTACCTGCTCGGCATCGAACAGCGCAGCGGCTTGGGTACCTTGACCTCGGCGGTGGGGCTCAATGGCCGGCACCTGCTGGTGGCCGGTGAGCGCGGCGTGTTCCAGGGCGCACAGCCTGGCATCGCGCTGAGCACGCAACCGGGGCACTGA
- a CDS encoding methionine synthase: protein MKKLLPTSTAGSLPKPSWLAQPETLWSLWKLQDEALIEGKQDALRLALQEQQHAGIDIVSDGEQTRQHFVTTFIEHLDGVDFEKRETVRIRDRYDASVPSVVGAVARRKPVFVEDAKFLRQQTSQPIKWALPGPMTMIDTLYDAHYKSREKLAWEFAKILNQEARELEAAGVDIIQFDEPAFNVFFDEVNEWGVATLERAVEGLKCETAVHICYGYGIKANTDWKKTLGSEWRQYEEAFPKLQKSSIDIISLECHNSHVPMDLIELIRGKKVMVGAIDVANHTIETPEEVANTLRKALQFVDADKLYPCTNCGMAPLPRRVANGKLSALSAGAEIVRRELARQ from the coding sequence ATGAAAAAACTGTTACCCACTTCCACCGCCGGCAGCCTGCCCAAGCCTTCCTGGCTGGCGCAACCGGAAACACTCTGGTCGCTCTGGAAGTTGCAAGATGAAGCCTTGATCGAAGGCAAGCAGGATGCGCTGCGCCTGGCCCTGCAAGAGCAGCAGCACGCCGGTATCGACATCGTCAGCGATGGCGAGCAAACCCGTCAGCATTTCGTCACGACCTTCATCGAACATCTCGATGGTGTGGATTTTGAAAAACGTGAAACCGTCAGGATTCGCGATCGCTACGATGCCAGCGTGCCATCGGTGGTGGGCGCCGTTGCGCGTCGCAAGCCGGTCTTCGTCGAAGACGCCAAGTTCCTGCGTCAGCAAACTTCGCAGCCGATCAAATGGGCGCTGCCAGGCCCGATGACCATGATCGACACGCTGTATGACGCGCATTACAAGAGCCGCGAAAAGCTGGCTTGGGAGTTCGCCAAGATCCTCAACCAGGAAGCGCGCGAACTCGAAGCGGCCGGTGTCGACATCATCCAGTTCGATGAACCCGCCTTCAACGTCTTCTTTGACGAGGTGAACGAGTGGGGGGTGGCCACACTGGAAAGGGCGGTCGAAGGCCTGAAATGCGAAACGGCCGTGCATATCTGCTATGGCTATGGCATCAAAGCCAACACCGACTGGAAGAAGACCCTGGGTTCGGAATGGCGGCAATACGAAGAAGCCTTCCCCAAGCTGCAGAAGTCCAGCATCGACATCATCTCGCTGGAATGCCACAACTCCCATGTCCCCATGGACCTGATCGAACTCATCCGTGGCAAGAAGGTGATGGTCGGTGCCATTGACGTGGCGAACCACACAATCGAGACCCCCGAGGAAGTCGCCAATACCCTGCGCAAGGCGCTGCAGTTCGTGGATGCCGACAAGCTCTACCCCTGCACCAACTGTGGCATGGCACCGTTGCCACGGCGCGTGGCCAACGGCAAGTTGAGTGCCTTGAGTGCGGGGGCAGAGATCGTCCGCCGCGAACTTGCGCGCCAATAA
- a CDS encoding DUF1852 domain-containing protein, which translates to MTCTDFQFSINSICFDENYCPAETTRLTTNFANLARGASRQENLRNTLQMIDNRFNALAHWDNPEGDRYTVELEIVSVAMSLGDDNNDQALPLIEILKTNIVDRTTGERTAGMVGNNFSSYVRDYDFSVLLLGHNKNQAAFSTPEHFGELHGKLFKSFVNSAAYKEHFAKPPVICLSVSSSKKYHRTENQHPVLGHEYQQDEYSLTDEYFGKMGLKVRYFMPPNSVAPLAFYFTGDLLGDYSNLELISTISTMDTFQKIYRPEIYNANSAAGKCYQPSLQHQDYSLTRIVYDREERSRLAIEQGRFVEEHFIKPYQAVLEQWSAHYAC; encoded by the coding sequence ATGACGTGCACAGATTTCCAGTTTTCCATCAACAGCATTTGTTTCGACGAAAACTATTGCCCGGCCGAAACAACGCGCCTCACGACCAACTTCGCCAACTTGGCGAGGGGGGCGAGCCGCCAGGAAAATTTGCGCAATACTTTGCAGATGATTGACAACCGCTTCAATGCCCTGGCGCACTGGGATAATCCCGAGGGTGATCGTTACACGGTCGAGCTGGAAATTGTTTCTGTCGCCATGAGCCTCGGCGACGACAATAACGATCAGGCATTGCCGTTGATTGAAATCCTGAAGACGAACATCGTCGACCGCACCACGGGCGAGCGCACCGCAGGCATGGTCGGCAACAACTTCTCATCTTACGTGCGCGATTACGACTTCAGCGTTCTGCTGCTGGGGCACAACAAAAACCAGGCCGCCTTCAGCACGCCCGAGCATTTTGGCGAGCTGCACGGCAAGCTGTTCAAGAGCTTCGTCAACTCGGCAGCGTATAAAGAACACTTTGCCAAGCCGCCGGTTATTTGCCTGAGTGTTTCCAGCAGCAAGAAGTATCACCGCACTGAAAATCAGCACCCTGTGTTGGGCCATGAATACCAGCAGGATGAATATTCGCTGACGGATGAATACTTCGGGAAAATGGGCCTGAAGGTCCGTTACTTCATGCCGCCGAACAGTGTTGCGCCCTTGGCGTTCTATTTCACCGGCGATTTGCTGGGTGACTACAGCAACCTTGAGTTGATCAGCACCATCAGCACCATGGATACCTTTCAGAAGATCTATCGGCCGGAAATTTACAATGCCAACTCCGCGGCAGGCAAATGCTACCAGCCCAGCCTGCAGCACCAGGATTATTCATTGACGCGCATCGTCTATGACCGCGAAGAACGTAGCCGGCTGGCCATCGAACAGGGGCGCTTTGTCGAAGAGCACTTCATCAAGCCCTATCAGGCTGTGCTCGAACAATGGTCCGCTCATTACGCGTGCTGA
- a CDS encoding aminotransferase class V-fold PLP-dependent enzyme, with amino-acid sequence MSKIYPAIDPEGLVEYSVVYTDRSLNHMSQAFQGVMRNISSTLKQVYNAQAVAVVPGSGTFGMEAVARQFATGQQCLVIRNGWFSYRWSQILEMGNIPAATTVLKARPVETGRQAAYAPPPLDEVLTAIEAHKPQVVFAPHVETSSGMILPDDYLRAVGDAVHAVGGLFVLDCIASGTLWVDMQKCAVDLLISAPQKGWSASPCCALVMFSALALERIGQTQSSSFACDLKKWLQIMQAYEQGGHAYHATMPSDSLARFNDVMNEMQAYGFDKLRGEQQALGDRVRAILAGKGIRSVAAAGFQAPGVVVSYTDDADIKNGSKFAEHGLQIAAGVPLQCDEPADFQTFRIGLFGLEKLHNIERTVSTLEQALDEVLVN; translated from the coding sequence ATGTCCAAGATCTATCCCGCCATTGATCCCGAAGGGCTGGTCGAGTACTCGGTGGTCTACACCGACCGCTCGCTCAATCACATGTCGCAGGCCTTCCAGGGCGTGATGAGGAACATTTCCAGCACCCTGAAACAGGTCTACAACGCCCAGGCCGTTGCAGTAGTCCCAGGCAGCGGCACCTTCGGCATGGAAGCGGTAGCGCGGCAGTTCGCCACCGGCCAGCAATGCCTGGTGATCCGCAACGGCTGGTTCAGTTACCGCTGGAGCCAGATCCTTGAGATGGGCAACATCCCGGCGGCCACCACGGTGCTGAAAGCCCGGCCGGTCGAAACCGGTCGCCAGGCGGCCTACGCCCCTCCTCCCCTGGACGAAGTGCTGACGGCCATTGAAGCGCACAAGCCGCAGGTGGTCTTCGCCCCCCATGTTGAAACCTCATCCGGGATGATTCTGCCCGACGATTACCTGCGGGCCGTCGGCGACGCCGTGCATGCGGTGGGTGGCCTGTTCGTGCTGGACTGCATCGCCTCAGGCACGCTGTGGGTCGATATGCAAAAGTGCGCCGTCGACCTGCTGATCAGCGCACCCCAGAAAGGCTGGAGCGCCTCCCCTTGCTGCGCCCTGGTGATGTTCAGTGCCTTGGCCCTGGAGCGCATCGGGCAGACGCAGAGCAGCAGCTTTGCCTGCGACCTGAAAAAGTGGCTGCAGATCATGCAGGCCTACGAACAGGGTGGGCATGCCTACCACGCGACCATGCCCAGCGATTCACTGGCGCGGTTCAACGACGTGATGAACGAAATGCAAGCCTATGGCTTCGACAAGCTGCGCGGCGAACAACAGGCGCTGGGCGATCGGGTACGCGCCATACTGGCCGGCAAAGGCATCAGGAGCGTGGCCGCAGCGGGATTCCAGGCCCCGGGCGTGGTGGTGAGTTACACCGATGATGCCGACATCAAGAACGGCAGCAAATTTGCCGAGCACGGCCTGCAGATCGCCGCCGGCGTGCCGTTGCAATGTGACGAGCCCGCCGACTTCCAGACCTTCCGCATCGGCCTGTTCGGGCTGGAAAAACTGCACAACATCGAGCGCACGGTCAGCACCCTTGAGCAGGCATTGGACGAAGTGCTGGTGAACTGA
- a CDS encoding DUF1329 domain-containing protein, producing the protein MTESILARRGLALGLLLVVAAPGVALAAPEDVERLGKDLTCLGADPSGNADGSIPPFSGKWLGVPPHVAFKGTGQHPVDPYPDEKPLFVITADNLGQYANALSDGQKALFKLYPATYKMPVYPSHRDFRFDDAVCQATRENARLAKLVDDGEGVVGKTGGTPFPVPRSGLELLKNASTFTLRAWTEEYTSDNAYVLKSGNINWGRVHSRNLAPALEPGKVGDTAGNSSFYLNETLLPQRDKGEINTGTEFWNDKTEPRQAWRYDPGTRRVRQSPGYGFDMSFPGSGGSITVDEVRLFNGSGQRYDWKIVGKREMFIPYNAYRLHAPDLKYADLLTPGHINPQAMRYERHRVWELEGTLKPGYRHLYGKRKLYIDEDTWFPMLADNYDTRGELWRTSMVNYFYAYESQRPQAGVGLYHDLNAGSYLAFNLINQQRTGYLLNRPGFSPRDFGPEAARRFGQ; encoded by the coding sequence ATGACCGAGAGTATTCTGGCGCGTCGCGGCCTGGCCCTGGGCCTGCTGCTGGTGGTTGCGGCGCCGGGTGTGGCGCTGGCCGCGCCCGAGGATGTCGAGCGCCTGGGCAAGGACCTGACCTGCCTCGGCGCCGACCCCAGCGGCAATGCCGACGGCAGCATCCCGCCATTCTCTGGCAAGTGGCTGGGTGTTCCGCCGCACGTTGCGTTCAAGGGCACCGGCCAGCACCCGGTCGATCCGTACCCTGATGAAAAGCCCTTGTTCGTGATCACCGCCGACAACCTCGGGCAATACGCCAATGCCCTGTCCGACGGGCAGAAGGCGCTGTTCAAGTTGTACCCGGCGACCTACAAGATGCCGGTCTATCCCAGCCACCGGGACTTTCGCTTTGACGATGCGGTGTGCCAGGCCACCCGCGAGAACGCCAGGCTGGCCAAGCTGGTGGACGACGGCGAGGGCGTGGTCGGCAAGACCGGCGGCACGCCATTCCCGGTACCGCGCAGCGGCCTGGAACTGCTGAAGAACGCTTCGACCTTCACCTTGCGCGCCTGGACCGAGGAATACACCTCCGACAACGCCTACGTGCTCAAGAGCGGCAACATCAACTGGGGCCGCGTGCATTCGCGCAACCTGGCGCCGGCGCTGGAACCGGGCAAGGTCGGTGACACGGCGGGCAACTCGTCGTTCTACCTCAACGAAACCCTGTTGCCGCAACGCGACAAGGGCGAGATCAACACCGGCACCGAGTTCTGGAACGACAAGACCGAACCCCGCCAGGCCTGGCGCTACGACCCGGGCACACGGCGGGTGCGGCAGTCGCCCGGCTATGGCTTCGACATGTCGTTCCCGGGCAGTGGCGGCTCGATCACTGTCGATGAGGTGCGCCTGTTCAACGGCTCGGGCCAGCGCTACGACTGGAAGATCGTCGGCAAGCGGGAAATGTTCATCCCCTACAACGCCTACCGCCTGCATGCGCCGGACCTCAAGTACGCCGACCTGCTCACCCCCGGGCACATCAACCCGCAGGCCATGCGCTACGAGCGCCACCGGGTGTGGGAACTGGAAGGCACGCTGAAGCCGGGTTACCGCCACTTGTACGGCAAGCGCAAGCTGTACATCGACGAGGACACCTGGTTCCCGATGCTGGCCGACAACTACGACACCCGTGGCGAGCTGTGGCGGACCTCGATGGTCAACTACTTCTATGCCTACGAGTCGCAACGGCCCCAGGCCGGCGTCGGCCTGTACCACGACCTCAACGCCGGCAGCTACCTGGCATTCAACCTGATTAACCAGCAGCGCACCGGCTACCTGCTCAACCGCCCCGGCTTCAGCCCGCGCGACTTCGGCCCGGAGGCGGCGCGGCGCTTCGGCCAATGA
- a CDS encoding LysR family transcriptional regulator, with protein sequence MIDLRHLRTLHALRETDSMPDAAERLHLTQSALSHQFRELENRVGMPVFVRKSKPVRFTTAGLKLLQLADQVLPLIRTTERNLSKLANGTADRLHIAIECHSCYQWLMPSLDEFRGAWPEVELDLASGLSFAPLPALERGDLDLVVTSDPLPLPGITYVPLFGYEAMLAIDKHHALRDKLHVEPADIASQTLITYPIERNRLDIFTGFLDPAGIEPAQVRTAEMTVMMMQLVASGRGVCCLPNWAVHEYTSRGYVIARRLGEHGLQATLYAAVRSDMLEVPYMSDFLLTAKDISFATLEGVNAVTGRSA encoded by the coding sequence ATGATTGATCTGAGACACCTGCGCACCCTGCATGCCCTGCGCGAAACCGACAGCATGCCCGACGCCGCCGAGCGCCTGCACCTGACCCAGTCGGCGTTGTCGCACCAGTTCCGCGAGCTGGAAAACCGCGTCGGCATGCCGGTGTTCGTGCGCAAGTCCAAACCGGTGCGCTTCACCACCGCCGGCCTCAAGCTGCTGCAACTGGCCGACCAGGTGCTGCCGCTGATCCGCACCACGGAGCGCAACTTGAGCAAGCTGGCCAACGGCACGGCCGATCGGCTGCACATCGCCATCGAGTGCCACAGCTGCTACCAGTGGTTGATGCCCTCGCTGGACGAGTTTCGCGGCGCCTGGCCGGAGGTTGAGCTGGACCTGGCATCGGGCCTGTCGTTCGCGCCGCTGCCGGCCCTGGAGCGCGGCGACCTCGATCTGGTGGTGACCTCCGACCCGCTGCCACTGCCTGGGATCACCTACGTGCCGCTGTTCGGCTACGAGGCGATGCTGGCCATCGACAAGCATCATGCGCTGCGCGACAAGCTGCATGTGGAACCCGCCGACATCGCCAGCCAGACCCTGATCACCTACCCGATCGAACGCAACCGCCTGGATATCTTCACCGGCTTTCTTGACCCCGCCGGCATCGAACCGGCTCAGGTCCGCACCGCAGAAATGACCGTCATGATGATGCAGCTGGTGGCCAGCGGCCGTGGCGTGTGCTGCCTGCCCAACTGGGCGGTGCACGAGTACACCTCGCGTGGCTATGTGATCGCCAGGCGCCTGGGCGAGCATGGCCTGCAGGCGACGCTGTATGCTGCGGTGCGCAGCGACATGCTCGAAGTGCCTTACATGAGCGATTTCCTGCTCACTGCAAAAGACATTTCCTTTGCCACGCTGGAGGGCGTGAACGCGGTGACAGGGCGCTCTGCCTGA
- a CDS encoding flavin reductase family protein, whose protein sequence is MSLLSTAIEPVSFRQALGHYASGITVITSMIEGQPIGFTCQSFYSVSVNPPLVSFSVMAGSASYPGMRQAGRFAVNILSGEQVGISNQFARKGTDKWQGVDWQESPLGNPLIAGSLHWLDCELHAEHVAGDHLIVIGEVKALKVQDAAATQPLLYFKGQYCNLAAHGAL, encoded by the coding sequence ATGTCACTTCTCAGTACGGCCATCGAGCCCGTGAGCTTTCGCCAGGCGCTGGGGCACTACGCCTCCGGCATCACGGTGATCACCTCAATGATCGAGGGCCAGCCGATCGGCTTCACCTGCCAATCGTTCTACAGCGTATCGGTGAACCCACCGCTGGTTTCCTTCAGCGTGATGGCCGGCTCGGCCAGTTATCCCGGTATGCGCCAGGCGGGTCGGTTCGCGGTCAACATCCTTTCCGGCGAGCAGGTGGGGATTTCCAACCAGTTCGCCCGCAAGGGCACTGACAAGTGGCAGGGCGTCGACTGGCAGGAATCGCCGCTGGGCAATCCGCTGATTGCCGGCAGCCTGCACTGGCTGGACTGCGAGCTTCACGCCGAACACGTTGCCGGTGATCACCTGATCGTGATCGGTGAGGTGAAGGCGTTGAAGGTGCAGGACGCTGCGGCGACGCAACCCTTGCTGTATTTCAAAGGACAATATTGCAACCTTGCCGCCCATGGCGCGCTGTGA